One Candidatus Tanganyikabacteria bacterium DNA segment encodes these proteins:
- a CDS encoding DedA family protein yields MNHEQMLPHLIEWVQDWGYLAVFLGIMLENAGIPTPGELIIIAGAVMSGQGAEVLTGEPPPLKIHLVYLWATAGAIIGDNVGYWVGATGGRAVFLRLFRIFGVTEAKFERAEKAFEGRSDWAVFFGRFVTILRIFAGPMAGIVRMPYARFVFFNSTGAILWEGVVAGLSFVFSEELDLIIDTLRHLGALVLLIFIAVVGLFLYRRARRKRVVEEA; encoded by the coding sequence GTGAACCACGAACAGATGCTTCCGCACCTCATCGAGTGGGTGCAGGACTGGGGCTACCTGGCGGTCTTCCTCGGCATCATGCTCGAGAACGCCGGGATTCCCACTCCCGGCGAGCTGATCATCATCGCGGGAGCGGTCATGTCGGGCCAGGGTGCCGAGGTCCTGACGGGCGAGCCCCCTCCCTTGAAGATCCATCTGGTGTACCTATGGGCGACCGCCGGCGCGATCATCGGCGACAACGTCGGGTACTGGGTTGGGGCGACAGGAGGCCGGGCGGTCTTCCTCCGCCTGTTCCGGATCTTCGGAGTGACGGAGGCGAAGTTCGAACGGGCCGAGAAGGCCTTCGAGGGCCGCTCCGACTGGGCGGTGTTCTTCGGCCGCTTCGTCACCATCCTGCGGATCTTCGCCGGGCCGATGGCGGGCATCGTGCGCATGCCTTACGCGCGCTTCGTCTTCTTCAACTCCACCGGCGCGATCCTCTGGGAAGGCGTGGTCGCCGGCCTCAGCTTCGTGTTCTCCGAAGAGCTGGATCTCATCATCGACACGTTGCGCCACCTCGGCGCGCTGGTCCTGTTGATCTTCATCGCCGTCGTCGGGCTGTTCCTGTATCGGCGCGCCCGGAGGAAGCGGGTCGTCGAGGAAGCATGA
- a CDS encoding HD domain-containing protein, which yields MEDLASLLAIAASWVAPGAGKPDEPETLDGIKRFLEGAGSLSRLFDGHGKRVAGYYEATHPLNVAALSIAIGRAMGLPDEEIEDLVRAALLHDLGLRLVPSAIRHKLGALTGEELAILRRHSEHSARLAEVLCGPAVAKAVLSHHERWDGTGYPQGLAGPEIPLHARILAVADSFDAMSSDRIYARRYSPALAFQAVRASAGRAFDPAVASAFLGAVSPFPPGTPVRLASGETGVVARPAPGRPFRPVVRLGDGTEVEGRDVVGLQIVRSAPRFTAGVPVALRLGAETHEGRTFNLSEEGAAVVEYTGQLRHGGDVAVEFRPRGREPLELPARVVWSRPSGGRGRLIGLWFGPVPEEARAYLKALTASEPAPATSDFDPELETARTPGTSGSDRSPAP from the coding sequence GTGGAAGACCTGGCCTCCCTGCTCGCCATCGCCGCCTCCTGGGTCGCACCGGGAGCGGGCAAGCCCGACGAGCCCGAGACCCTCGACGGCATCAAGCGGTTCCTGGAAGGTGCCGGCTCGCTCTCGCGGCTCTTCGACGGACATGGCAAGCGCGTGGCCGGCTACTACGAGGCGACCCACCCTCTCAACGTCGCGGCGCTCAGTATCGCCATCGGCCGGGCGATGGGCCTGCCGGACGAAGAGATCGAGGACCTGGTACGCGCCGCGTTGCTCCACGACCTGGGCCTGCGCCTGGTGCCGTCTGCCATTCGCCATAAACTCGGGGCCTTGACGGGCGAGGAACTTGCCATCCTCAGGCGCCACTCCGAGCACTCGGCCCGCCTGGCCGAGGTGCTGTGCGGGCCCGCGGTGGCCAAGGCGGTCCTCTCGCACCACGAGCGGTGGGACGGCACGGGGTATCCGCAAGGCCTGGCCGGTCCCGAGATCCCCCTCCACGCCCGCATCCTCGCCGTCGCGGACTCGTTCGACGCGATGAGTTCCGACCGGATCTACGCGCGCCGCTACTCGCCGGCACTCGCCTTCCAGGCGGTCCGCGCCAGCGCCGGTCGGGCGTTCGACCCCGCCGTCGCGTCGGCGTTCCTGGGCGCCGTCTCGCCGTTTCCACCGGGCACCCCGGTGCGGCTCGCAAGCGGCGAAACGGGCGTGGTGGCGCGGCCGGCGCCGGGACGGCCCTTCCGGCCCGTCGTGCGCCTCGGAGACGGCACCGAGGTCGAGGGCCGCGACGTGGTCGGCCTCCAGATCGTGCGCTCGGCGCCGCGCTTCACGGCCGGCGTCCCGGTGGCCCTGCGCCTGGGGGCCGAGACCCACGAGGGGCGGACGTTCAATCTCTCGGAGGAGGGCGCCGCCGTCGTGGAGTACACCGGCCAACTGCGCCACGGCGGCGACGTCGCGGTCGAGTTCCGGCCCAGGGGACGCGAACCGCTCGAACTGCCCGCCCGGGTGGTCTGGTCGCGGCCGTCCGGCGGGCGGGGCCGGCTGATCGGCCTCTGGTTCGGCCCAGTCCCGGAAGAAGCGCGGGCGTATCTCAAGGCCCTGACAGCTTCCGAGCCTGCGCCGGCCACGTCGGATTTCGATCCTGAGTTAGAAACGGCCCGTACTCCTGGTACAAGTGGTTCGGATCGTTCGCCTGCCCCGTAG
- a CDS encoding phosphatidylserine/phosphatidylglycerophosphate/cardiolipin synthase family protein — MRFDWLGRGLISALIVGGLAACGAPALPTTGQPGVPAAPPGGEPPLAQPPATWRPKGEDLSHTLPPIRTTQNQVRLLVDGPEIFPAMERMIDGARQTIEVDYFVFSGRQGMRLAHLLANKARSGVHVDVVMDPGKGFTPMFRKAADQVIAVMVAGGVHVDGFPVGRLPKRPAVNKVVDHNKVVVVDREVAMVGGMNIADVFDKNHDIMLQVRGPAAADVGRMLAADRAGALALKADPDVKAQPPMPVVAPPDLAPGFSGRDVPVRIVSTGINRRGYREILLDQIRRAKRSVHSLMFQLVDDEVVQALIEAGKRGVDVRVILDPGDHDELIPVIKKAPRGFPNLPVALQLQKAGVGVKWYRLDPGQTEMHAKVGIFDGHTLLAGSTNWIPSAFLYNNEMSLMIEGGAAASRMEATFEADWIGKSEPVKDKGVTQDLLSWIIEHIPYL; from the coding sequence ATGCGTTTCGACTGGCTCGGCCGAGGGCTCATTTCGGCCCTCATCGTGGGCGGCCTCGCCGCCTGCGGGGCGCCGGCGCTCCCGACGACAGGCCAGCCCGGCGTACCGGCCGCCCCGCCCGGCGGAGAGCCCCCCCTGGCGCAGCCTCCGGCCACCTGGCGACCGAAGGGCGAGGATCTCTCGCACACGTTGCCGCCCATCCGCACGACCCAGAACCAGGTCCGGTTGCTGGTAGATGGTCCGGAGATCTTCCCGGCCATGGAGCGGATGATCGACGGCGCCCGCCAGACCATCGAGGTCGACTACTTCGTGTTCTCCGGCAGGCAGGGCATGCGTCTGGCGCACCTCCTTGCCAACAAGGCCCGCTCCGGCGTGCACGTCGACGTGGTGATGGATCCCGGCAAGGGGTTCACCCCCATGTTCCGCAAGGCGGCCGACCAGGTCATCGCGGTCATGGTCGCCGGCGGCGTACACGTGGACGGCTTCCCCGTGGGCCGACTGCCCAAGCGCCCGGCCGTCAACAAGGTCGTGGACCACAACAAGGTGGTCGTCGTCGATCGCGAAGTCGCGATGGTGGGCGGCATGAACATCGCCGACGTGTTCGACAAGAACCACGACATCATGCTGCAAGTGCGAGGCCCCGCCGCCGCCGACGTCGGCCGGATGCTGGCGGCGGATCGCGCGGGCGCCCTCGCCCTAAAGGCCGATCCGGACGTCAAGGCCCAGCCGCCGATGCCGGTCGTGGCGCCTCCCGACCTGGCACCCGGCTTCTCGGGCCGTGACGTGCCGGTGCGCATCGTCTCCACGGGCATCAATCGGCGCGGCTACCGCGAAATCCTCCTGGATCAGATCCGCCGGGCCAAGCGTTCCGTACACTCCTTGATGTTCCAGCTGGTGGACGACGAGGTCGTGCAGGCGCTGATCGAGGCCGGGAAACGCGGCGTGGACGTCCGCGTCATCCTGGATCCGGGCGACCACGACGAGTTGATCCCGGTCATCAAGAAGGCGCCGCGCGGCTTCCCCAATCTGCCCGTCGCCCTCCAGCTCCAGAAGGCCGGAGTCGGCGTCAAGTGGTATCGCCTCGACCCGGGGCAGACCGAGATGCACGCGAAGGTGGGCATCTTCGACGGTCACACCCTCCTGGCGGGCTCGACAAACTGGATCCCGAGCGCCTTCCTCTACAACAACGAGATGAGCCTCATGATCGAGGGCGGTGCCGCCGCGAGCCGCATGGAGGCCACGTTCGAGGCCGACTGGATCGGCAAGTCGGAGCCAGTCAAGGACAAGGGCGTCACCCAGGATTTATTGTCCTGGATCATCGAGCACATCCCCTACCTGTAA
- a CDS encoding L,D-transpeptidase, producing the protein MVAAPLATGLAALTLAAASPSAPTPPPRPTPVLTGTERMVPYTRRSSLLAIAQQYSASPHTLRRINNFDTRGRQARPRRILVSTRAISPRPFPDGVVINLPAFRLFQLRKGEVVGSWPVALGRDFDRAWHNQTRWRTPIGTFRIRAKEWHPDWIVPKDLQKELKVPRERVPFGDPEYPLGEAKLVLTAQAINIHGTNSPRSIGRLASHGCIRMWNKAITDLYRQVRVGTPVALVYAPVQVVEQDGRVWLEVNRDVYGLAGDLHDRARTVIQGAGLAGRVDPYLVAKTVTGAPGIAVDVTATVTIAPTPRPSPPAPRPAAPVSEPATSPGRPATGSVQFRESPAP; encoded by the coding sequence GTGGTAGCGGCCCCGCTGGCGACGGGCCTCGCTGCTCTGACGCTGGCCGCCGCCTCTCCGTCCGCGCCGACGCCCCCCCCCCGCCCGACACCCGTCCTGACCGGCACCGAGCGCATGGTGCCCTACACGCGTCGCTCATCCCTGCTCGCCATCGCCCAGCAATACTCGGCTTCCCCCCATACCTTGCGCCGCATCAACAACTTCGATACCCGCGGGCGCCAGGCGCGCCCGCGCCGGATCCTGGTTTCGACCCGGGCGATTTCCCCGCGGCCCTTTCCCGACGGCGTCGTGATCAACCTCCCAGCCTTCCGGCTCTTCCAGCTGCGTAAGGGCGAGGTGGTGGGCTCGTGGCCCGTGGCACTCGGGCGCGACTTCGATCGCGCCTGGCACAACCAGACGCGCTGGCGCACGCCGATCGGCACGTTCCGGATACGCGCCAAGGAGTGGCACCCGGACTGGATCGTGCCCAAGGATCTGCAAAAGGAGCTCAAGGTGCCGCGGGAGCGCGTCCCGTTCGGCGATCCGGAGTACCCCCTGGGGGAGGCGAAGCTGGTGTTGACGGCGCAGGCCATCAACATCCACGGCACCAATTCGCCCAGGAGCATCGGCCGCCTGGCCTCTCACGGCTGCATCCGCATGTGGAACAAGGCCATCACCGACCTCTACCGGCAGGTCCGGGTCGGCACGCCGGTCGCCCTCGTCTACGCGCCGGTCCAGGTGGTCGAGCAGGATGGCCGGGTCTGGCTCGAGGTCAACCGCGACGTCTACGGCCTGGCCGGCGACCTGCACGACCGGGCGCGCACCGTGATCCAGGGCGCCGGACTCGCGGGGCGCGTGGATCCCTACCTGGTGGCGAAGACCGTCACCGGGGCGCCCGGAATCGCCGTGGACGTCACGGCGACCGTCACGATCGCCCCGACGCCGCGGCCTTCTCCGCCTGCGCCCCGGCCTGCCGCGCCGGTCTCCGAGCCCGCCACTTCCCCGGGTCGGCCGGCCACCGGTTCGGTCCAGTTCCGGGAGTCGCCCGCTCCTTAG
- a CDS encoding glycoside hydrolase family 1 protein — MIRRAILVAALAGSVLAGCGTALPGFGGAGTGATRANRVHLGGAFPKGFLWGVATAGYQSEGGDEANNWHAWQVAGKFPSPVGKAVDFWNRYAEDFDLAKGMGLNAFRMSVEWSRIEPKPGQIDRASLDRYKGMIDAAVARGLEPVVTLNHFVYPAWLDTRGGASGWERPEAPERFAAFSRLVATELKGKVRTWLTINEPNVLTVGGFASGQIPPGRYGYGPYSAAAKGLVAAHRAAYKALHDVDPQNRVSTNVFYYYSKAGTSFDPLQLWGTDIPLTTQTYLDWPGRQLTGFPGPYLEDFGAAWLDYLAIDYYWGMAAKTMFNVRKAYNWPVSPAQLTEACVDLYKRYGKPIMIAENGLATKDLGKRDDMWTREAFLVHHLYYLREAIGQGVPVMGYMHWSLTDNYEWGDYAPRFGLYSVDARNDPTLARVPTPAVDVYRQIAESNSLPSKLVWTYMGLGF; from the coding sequence ATGATCCGGAGAGCGATTCTCGTAGCGGCTCTCGCCGGCAGCGTGCTGGCGGGGTGCGGCACGGCGCTGCCGGGATTCGGCGGCGCGGGCACCGGCGCTACCAGGGCGAATCGCGTCCATCTCGGCGGCGCGTTCCCCAAGGGATTCCTCTGGGGCGTGGCGACGGCCGGCTACCAGAGCGAGGGCGGGGACGAGGCCAACAACTGGCATGCGTGGCAGGTAGCCGGGAAGTTCCCCAGCCCGGTGGGCAAGGCCGTGGACTTCTGGAACCGCTACGCCGAGGACTTCGACCTGGCGAAGGGCATGGGCCTCAACGCATTCCGAATGAGCGTCGAGTGGAGTCGGATCGAACCGAAACCCGGCCAGATCGACCGCGCCTCCCTGGATCGCTACAAGGGCATGATCGACGCGGCCGTCGCTCGGGGCCTGGAGCCGGTCGTCACCCTGAACCACTTCGTCTACCCGGCGTGGCTCGACACGCGCGGCGGCGCGTCCGGGTGGGAGCGTCCCGAGGCGCCCGAACGGTTCGCGGCGTTCTCTCGCCTGGTGGCGACCGAACTCAAGGGCAAGGTACGCACGTGGCTGACCATCAACGAGCCGAACGTCCTGACGGTTGGAGGATTCGCGAGCGGCCAGATCCCGCCTGGTCGATACGGCTACGGCCCGTACAGCGCGGCCGCCAAGGGCCTGGTGGCCGCGCACCGCGCCGCCTACAAGGCGCTCCACGATGTGGACCCCCAGAATCGCGTATCCACGAACGTCTTCTACTACTACTCCAAGGCTGGGACGTCGTTCGACCCCTTGCAGCTCTGGGGAACCGACATTCCCCTGACCACCCAGACCTACCTGGACTGGCCCGGGCGCCAGCTGACAGGCTTCCCGGGTCCCTACCTGGAGGATTTCGGCGCGGCCTGGCTGGACTACCTGGCGATCGACTACTACTGGGGCATGGCGGCCAAGACGATGTTCAACGTCCGCAAGGCCTACAACTGGCCGGTCTCGCCCGCGCAGCTCACCGAGGCCTGCGTGGATCTGTACAAGCGGTACGGCAAGCCGATCATGATCGCCGAAAATGGCCTGGCGACGAAGGATCTCGGCAAGCGCGACGATATGTGGACGCGGGAGGCGTTCCTGGTCCACCACCTGTACTACCTGCGGGAAGCCATCGGGCAGGGAGTGCCGGTCATGGGCTACATGCACTGGTCGCTCACCGACAACTACGAGTGGGGCGATTACGCGCCGCGCTTCGGCCTGTACAGCGTGGACGCCCGTAACGACCCGACCCTGGCCCGCGTCCCGACGCCGGCCGTGGACGTCTACCGCCAGATCGCCGAGTCGAACTCGCTGCCCAGCAAGCTGGTCTGGACTTACATGGGCCTGGGATTCTAA
- a CDS encoding family 10 glycosylhydrolase codes for MVALVALAACAPQLPPVPMTPSRPGVPAAGPPGAPRQVTRPPTDPGAWRAVWLNHDLLAAGRSALGSLLDDLADAGINVVFPNAWFRGKVLYAGSAFAPQDTRFAGWDPLAAVVDEGQRRGMKVLPWLEYGVITHYNTGGDPADSGPLLAAHPDWAALDRTGRMPLYHPDHKVYFYSLSPAVPRARDLLRDLALEIASRAPVDGLQVDRIRYPARDTSYDAFSREAFKAVKGDPATLPEDDPDWVAWRRGQVSALQAAIRRGWMARFPGRTLAAAVLPSSANAAHYQDWPAWCAAGDLDVAIPMAFNASQAYVEREIGFARQAVATGGTRLVIGLAAMHAGEANLRAQVRAAVSAGAGVALWDDQWVRSHLPAVKAALAD; via the coding sequence GTGGTCGCCCTCGTGGCGCTGGCCGCCTGCGCCCCGCAACTCCCGCCCGTGCCCATGACGCCGTCGCGACCCGGCGTTCCGGCCGCCGGACCGCCGGGTGCGCCGCGCCAGGTGACGCGGCCACCGACCGACCCCGGCGCGTGGCGCGCCGTGTGGCTCAACCACGACCTCCTGGCCGCGGGCCGATCGGCCCTGGGAAGCCTCCTGGACGATCTTGCGGACGCGGGCATCAACGTCGTGTTTCCCAACGCCTGGTTCCGGGGCAAGGTCCTCTACGCCGGTAGCGCTTTCGCCCCCCAAGATACGCGCTTCGCCGGGTGGGATCCGCTGGCGGCCGTGGTCGATGAGGGGCAGCGTCGCGGAATGAAGGTCCTGCCCTGGCTCGAGTACGGAGTCATCACGCACTACAACACGGGCGGCGATCCCGCGGACAGCGGGCCGCTACTCGCCGCTCACCCGGACTGGGCGGCCCTCGACCGGACGGGGCGCATGCCGCTGTATCACCCGGACCACAAGGTCTACTTCTACTCCCTGTCCCCCGCCGTCCCGCGGGCTCGCGACCTCCTGCGCGACCTGGCGCTCGAGATCGCGTCCCGGGCGCCGGTTGACGGGCTCCAGGTCGATCGCATCCGCTACCCGGCCCGGGACACGTCCTACGACGCGTTCAGCCGGGAGGCCTTCAAGGCGGTGAAGGGCGATCCCGCGACGCTCCCGGAGGACGATCCCGACTGGGTGGCCTGGCGGAGAGGGCAGGTCTCGGCCCTGCAGGCGGCCATCCGGCGGGGCTGGATGGCCAGGTTTCCGGGTCGCACGCTCGCCGCCGCCGTACTCCCCAGTTCGGCCAACGCCGCTCACTACCAGGACTGGCCCGCCTGGTGCGCCGCCGGCGACCTGGACGTCGCGATCCCGATGGCCTTCAACGCCAGCCAGGCCTACGTGGAGCGGGAGATCGGCTTCGCGCGCCAGGCCGTCGCCACGGGAGGCACGCGCCTGGTGATCGGCCTGGCGGCCATGCACGCCGGCGAGGCCAACCTGCGGGCGCAGGTGCGGGCCGCGGTGAGCGCGGGGGCCGGCGTCGCCCTCTGGGACGATCAATGGGTCAGGAGCCACCTGCCGGCGGTCAAGGCGGCCCTGGCCGACTGA
- a CDS encoding LssY C-terminal domain-containing protein, translated as MGSLLRKVPNPIDAIERGARVLTHAADDLVDKGRDAADYVADMAVSVVPDDIRVAPKLPPYPALPAVDRARAAARGLGETSPQPVITGSDRKPHEPVSLYVTGTKEELRSALERSGWKKAHELTKTSAFRTAVSILNRVTHFRRLLDYNYQESPVSDMYLDGRKSVMAFNKHNQYDLSRDHLRVFDTGRKAPDGRPIWAIAATRDVAMHLQPRKLAGYHEIDPRIDGERDLVMADLLASGRVREWRITDGRSTPDVKRHIARKYATDGKIYAIDLTSATK; from the coding sequence TTGGGCAGTCTACTTCGCAAGGTGCCGAACCCGATCGACGCGATCGAACGCGGCGCCAGGGTCTTGACCCATGCGGCGGACGACCTTGTCGACAAGGGGCGCGACGCGGCCGACTACGTGGCCGACATGGCCGTCTCGGTGGTGCCGGACGATATCCGCGTCGCGCCGAAGCTTCCGCCGTATCCTGCGCTGCCCGCCGTCGACCGGGCCCGGGCGGCAGCGCGGGGCCTGGGAGAGACCAGCCCGCAGCCGGTGATCACCGGAAGCGACCGGAAGCCCCACGAGCCGGTCTCCCTCTACGTCACCGGCACGAAGGAAGAGTTGCGCTCGGCACTCGAGCGGAGCGGCTGGAAGAAGGCCCATGAGCTCACCAAGACGAGCGCCTTCCGGACGGCGGTGTCGATCCTCAACCGGGTCACCCACTTTCGGCGCCTCCTGGACTACAACTACCAGGAGTCTCCCGTGAGCGACATGTACCTGGACGGGCGGAAGTCGGTCATGGCATTCAACAAGCACAACCAGTACGACCTGTCGCGCGACCACCTCCGGGTCTTCGACACGGGACGCAAGGCGCCGGACGGCCGGCCGATCTGGGCGATCGCGGCCACTCGCGACGTGGCGATGCACCTGCAGCCCAGGAAACTCGCGGGCTACCACGAGATCGATCCTCGGATCGACGGCGAGCGCGATCTGGTCATGGCCGACCTGCTCGCATCGGGCCGGGTCAGAGAGTGGCGAATCACCGACGGGCGCTCCACGCCGGACGTGAAGCGCCACATCGCGCGGAAGTACGCGACCGACGGCAAGATTTACGCCATCGACCTGACGTCCGCCACGAAATAG
- a CDS encoding carboxypeptidase regulatory-like domain-containing protein, translated as MGKQTKLQVLTRSVIAAGLLLTGCGKQPTLAIPSDPYGGSNSSAPLLNQPTGTITGRVVDARTGLGIADVRVEVQGANPPVSGRTDGSGNYTLPNVPAMRVKLLLEKPGYTYLQSNGDVIVQVLGGNTVTAGDIKLTAQLDAVPNAFVLAMGNLDRPRTIAIDPGNSQDGDRPQGLFVINRENYQLFGNIQTPLRVWGVRKFNLAGGLENKFGGTFLINDLQNPTGIGVDRGGNVYITDPGSNDVRSFSSFGSYIKPTGASFPGISKAYDIQVMRTGWFAVASSGNNQVMFFDASKAPAKDAKGAPVKPISGSTGLKGISVDADDSIYVIDDAAPAGGVIKKYSLAGQVLLQFGFRGGRGAGYFEGPTDLAVDNRNGDIYVVDSGNNRVQRFNRDGQFMSEFGGMGAGNGQFNSPTGIAVDRDGFVYVSDTNNNRVQKFAPSRLYQNGG; from the coding sequence ATGGGTAAGCAGACCAAGCTCCAGGTACTCACCAGATCGGTGATTGCCGCCGGCCTTCTGCTGACGGGCTGCGGCAAGCAACCGACGCTGGCGATCCCGAGCGATCCCTACGGCGGTTCCAATTCGTCCGCCCCGCTGCTCAACCAGCCCACGGGGACCATCACCGGCCGCGTCGTGGACGCCCGTACCGGCCTCGGCATCGCCGACGTACGCGTGGAAGTCCAGGGCGCCAATCCGCCAGTCTCGGGCCGCACGGACGGGTCGGGCAACTATACCCTGCCCAACGTGCCGGCCATGCGCGTCAAGCTCTTGCTCGAGAAGCCGGGTTACACCTACCTGCAGTCCAACGGCGACGTGATCGTGCAGGTCCTGGGCGGCAACACAGTCACCGCGGGCGACATCAAGCTCACTGCCCAGCTGGACGCCGTGCCCAACGCCTTCGTGCTCGCTATGGGCAATCTCGACCGGCCGCGCACCATCGCCATCGATCCGGGCAACTCCCAGGACGGCGATCGGCCGCAGGGCCTGTTCGTGATCAACCGCGAGAACTACCAGCTCTTCGGCAACATCCAGACCCCGCTGCGGGTCTGGGGCGTGAGGAAGTTCAACCTGGCCGGGGGCCTTGAGAACAAGTTCGGCGGTACCTTCCTGATCAACGACCTCCAGAACCCGACCGGCATCGGGGTGGATCGCGGCGGCAACGTCTACATCACCGACCCCGGCAGCAACGACGTCCGGTCGTTCAGCTCGTTCGGCAGCTACATCAAGCCCACCGGCGCGAGCTTCCCCGGCATCAGCAAGGCCTACGACATCCAGGTGATGCGCACCGGGTGGTTCGCCGTGGCCTCGTCGGGCAACAACCAGGTCATGTTCTTCGACGCTTCCAAGGCGCCGGCGAAGGATGCCAAGGGCGCCCCGGTCAAGCCCATCAGCGGCTCGACGGGCCTCAAGGGCATCTCGGTCGATGCCGACGACAGCATCTACGTCATCGACGACGCGGCCCCGGCCGGCGGCGTGATCAAGAAGTACAGCCTGGCGGGCCAGGTCCTCCTGCAGTTCGGTTTCCGCGGCGGCCGCGGTGCCGGCTACTTCGAGGGCCCCACCGACCTGGCCGTCGACAACCGCAACGGCGACATCTACGTCGTGGACTCGGGAAACAACCGGGTGCAGCGCTTCAACCGGGACGGGCAGTTCATGTCGGAGTTCGGCGGGATGGGCGCTGGCAACGGCCAGTTCAACAGCCCGACCGGCATCGCCGTGGATCGCGACGGCTTCGTGTACGTCTCGGACACCAACAACAACCGGGTGCAGAAGTTCGCGCCGAGCCGCCTCTACCAGAACGGCGGTTAG
- a CDS encoding type II toxin-antitoxin system VapC family toxin, which yields MIGPLVIVLDASVVAAWYVSQPASQRAREAVPDSNAVYAAPDFVLADVAAALHASGAYGVQEVLGVLERLQADLVLEPISGKMLKAALAWMYHYGLPVRALLPLALAREAGAPLLTCDRLTVERLRDRGASELLKDVVLLA from the coding sequence ATGATCGGCCCGCTCGTCATCGTCCTCGACGCGAGCGTGGTGGCGGCCTGGTACGTCTCGCAACCGGCCAGCCAGCGGGCGCGCGAAGCCGTCCCCGATTCGAACGCCGTCTATGCCGCGCCCGATTTCGTCCTCGCCGATGTCGCCGCCGCCCTGCATGCGAGCGGCGCCTACGGCGTCCAGGAGGTGCTCGGCGTGCTCGAACGCCTGCAGGCCGACCTGGTGCTCGAGCCCATATCCGGCAAGATGCTCAAGGCCGCCCTTGCCTGGATGTACCACTACGGCCTGCCGGTGCGGGCCCTGCTACCGCTGGCCCTGGCCCGGGAGGCGGGAGCGCCGCTATTGACCTGCGACCGGCTGACCGTCGAGAGGCTGCGTGATCGCGGGGCCTCCGAACTGCTCAAGGATGTGGTGCTGCTGGCCTGA
- a CDS encoding heat-shock protein HtpX, with protein MPHVLFVCKRNSGRSQMAEAFFAAMAQDRATVESAGSDPAPDLDPVVVTAMKEIGMDLSGQRPRQVSGGMYTAADRVISMGCEPVPERATDVWDLDDPAGQPLDVVRRIRDQVRARVEILVADLNVARVGTTKLTSPE; from the coding sequence ATGCCGCACGTCCTGTTCGTATGCAAGCGAAACAGCGGTCGTAGCCAGATGGCAGAGGCGTTCTTCGCCGCAATGGCCCAGGACCGGGCCACCGTCGAGTCCGCTGGCAGCGATCCGGCGCCGGACCTCGATCCGGTGGTTGTCACGGCGATGAAGGAAATCGGCATGGACCTGTCGGGCCAGAGGCCGCGCCAGGTCTCCGGCGGCATGTACACCGCTGCGGACCGGGTCATCTCGATGGGCTGCGAGCCCGTGCCCGAGCGGGCCACCGACGTGTGGGATCTCGACGACCCGGCCGGGCAGCCGCTGGACGTCGTGCGCCGCATTCGCGACCAGGTCCGGGCCCGGGTCGAGATCCTGGTCGCCGACCTGAACGTGGCCCGCGTCGGGACCACCAAGCTCACCAGCCCGGAATAG
- a CDS encoding nuclear transport factor 2 family protein codes for MDPLEQLQLLADEVRSANAAYYRALENRDVEALARVWSRLDDVKCVHPGWRLLRGWPAIKASYKRRFDEVAFQKFGVEDQFIEVYGDLGVVAMTEVCLAQVQGVTTEARYQATNLFRREQGDWRLFLHHASPRGN; via the coding sequence ATGGATCCGCTCGAGCAGTTGCAGTTGCTGGCCGACGAGGTCCGCTCGGCCAACGCCGCCTACTACCGGGCCCTGGAGAACCGTGACGTGGAAGCCCTGGCGCGAGTCTGGAGCCGGCTGGACGACGTCAAGTGCGTGCATCCCGGCTGGCGCCTGCTTCGGGGCTGGCCGGCCATCAAGGCCAGCTACAAGCGCCGGTTTGACGAGGTGGCGTTCCAGAAGTTCGGCGTGGAGGACCAGTTCATAGAGGTCTACGGCGATCTCGGCGTGGTCGCCATGACCGAAGTCTGCCTCGCCCAGGTGCAGGGAGTCACGACCGAAGCGCGTTACCAGGCCACGAACCTCTTCCGGCGCGAGCAGGGAGACTGGCGCCTCTTCCTGCACCACGCCTCGCCCCGGGGGAACTGA